One region of Anaeromyxobacter paludicola genomic DNA includes:
- a CDS encoding ribonuclease D: MKTHAKGAPALVSEPGALRALADKLRAEPVVAFDTESNSFHAYRERVCLLQLSTRDADYILDPLAVDPSPLGEVLCDGRELVLHGADYDVRCLKREYGWKFPRLFDTMAAARRLGRPGLSLSALVEARFGERLAKEHQRSDWGRRPLTAEQLRYAALDTHYLLELHAELSAELAERGLLEEARREFDRIAAVEPRPKVFDPEGWRKLKGSRELGPEGRQVLRALYVAREERASAADRPPFKVMAESAMLEIARRLPRGPEDLARVPGVTPHVLRKMGAAIEAALGAVKR, encoded by the coding sequence ATGAAGACCCACGCGAAGGGCGCCCCCGCGCTCGTCTCCGAGCCGGGCGCGCTCCGCGCCCTCGCCGACAAGCTGCGCGCCGAGCCGGTGGTGGCGTTCGACACCGAGTCGAACAGCTTCCACGCCTACCGGGAGCGCGTCTGCCTCCTCCAGCTCTCCACCCGCGACGCCGACTACATCCTCGATCCCCTGGCGGTCGATCCGTCGCCGCTCGGCGAGGTGCTCTGCGACGGGCGGGAGCTGGTGCTGCACGGCGCCGACTACGACGTCCGCTGCCTGAAGCGCGAGTACGGCTGGAAGTTCCCGCGCCTCTTCGACACCATGGCGGCGGCGCGCCGCCTCGGCCGCCCGGGGCTGTCGCTCTCGGCCCTCGTCGAGGCGCGCTTCGGCGAGCGGCTCGCCAAGGAGCACCAGCGCTCCGACTGGGGGCGCCGGCCGCTCACCGCCGAGCAGCTGCGCTACGCCGCCCTGGACACCCACTACCTGCTCGAGCTGCACGCCGAGCTCTCGGCGGAGCTGGCCGAGCGCGGGCTCCTCGAGGAGGCGCGGCGCGAGTTCGACCGGATCGCCGCCGTGGAGCCGCGACCGAAGGTCTTCGACCCGGAGGGCTGGCGCAAGCTCAAGGGCAGCCGGGAGCTCGGCCCGGAGGGGCGGCAGGTGCTCCGGGCGCTCTACGTGGCGCGCGAGGAGCGCGCCAGCGCCGCGGACCGGCCCCCGTTCAAGGTCATGGCCGAGTCGGCGATGCTCGAGATCGCCCGCCGGCTGCCGCGCGGCCCCGAGGATCTGGCGCGCGTGCCCGGGGTGACCCCGCACGTGCTGCGCAAGATGGGCGCGGCCATCGAGGCGGCGCTCGGGGCGGTGAAGCGCTAG